From Scleropages formosus chromosome 9, fSclFor1.1, whole genome shotgun sequence, one genomic window encodes:
- the zranb2 gene encoding zinc finger Ran-binding domain-containing protein 2 — MEAKMSGKSFRVSDGDWICPDKKCGNVNFARRTNCNRCGREKTTEAKMMKAGGTEIGKTLAEKSRGLFSANDWQCKTCGNVNWARRSECNMCNTPKYAKLEERTGYGGGFNERENVEYIEREESDGEYDEFGRKKKKYRGKNVVSKSLLNESEKVEADQEDDDDDDDEEEGDLSKYKLDDDDEDDEDADLSKYNLDASDEELKPTAKKGSRSGSSRSSSRSSSSSSRSRSRSRSRSSSSSRSRTRSSSRGRAGSRQSNSSSRSRKGSSSPRKRSRSSSPSSSPERGQKRSRSRSSSGERKKRRSRSRSSERRRGVSSGSSHSGSQSSSSKKK, encoded by the exons ATGGAGGCTAAGATGTCGGGGAAGAGTTTTCGCGTGAGCGACGGGGACTGGATTTGCCCCGATAAGAA GTGTGGCAATGTTAACTTTGCTAGAAGAACAAACTGCAACAGATGTGGGAGAG AAAAAACGACGGAAGCAAAGATGATGAAAGCCGGTGGAACGGAGATTGGGAAGACGCTGGCTGAGAAGAGCCGCGGCCTCTTCAGTGCAAATGACTGGCAGTGCAAAAC ttgtggCAATGTGAACTGGGCCAGAAGATCAGAGTGTAATATGTGCAACACTCCCAAGTATGCAAAGCTAGAGGAGAGAACAG gtTATGGAGGAGGCTTCAATGAACGGGAGAACGTAGAGTACATTGAACGTGAGGAATCAGATGGCGAGTATGATGAG TTTGGtcgtaaaaagaaaaaataccgTGGAAAAAATGTCGTGAGCAAGTCTCTCTTGAATGAGAGCGAGAAAGTGGAAGCAGAtcaagaagatgatgatgacgatgatgatgaggaggagggagacCTTTCAAAATACAAACTTGAT gatgatgatgaggatgatgaagatgCTGACTTGTCCAAGTACAACCTTGATGCCAGTGATGAAGAGTTGAAGCCCACTGCAAAGAAAGGCAGCCGCTCTGGTTCATCACGCTCATCCTCTCGTTCTTCTAGTTCCAGCTCACGGTCCAGGTCCAG GTCCCGTTCCAGAAGTTCATCCAGTTCCAGGTCAAGGACCCGCTCGAGCTCCCGTGGCCGAGCCGGGTCACGTCAGTCTAACTCCAG CTCAAGGTCTCGAAAGGGGTCATCTTCTCCAAGAAAAAGATCTCGCTCCAGTTCTCCATCGTCTTCACCAGAAAGAGGCCAGAAACGGAGTCGCTCAAGGTCTTCGTCTGgcgagaggaaaaaaaggcgTTCTAGATCTCGATCGTCTGAAAG aCGCCGTGGTGTTTCATCTGGATCCTCCCATTCAGGCTCCCAATCATCAagttcaaaaaagaaataa